CGACCGTTCAACGTCCGGGGGTGGAAACCGATACTGCGCGGCAGGTTTCGGTTCGCTGGCGAAGGAGTGATTCCCGCTCGGTGGAGGGGAGTTCGGGCGGCCGCACGATATGATGACACGACAGAAATATGATCCGCCCGGCTTTCCCGCCGCCCGCCTACTCGAATTTCTCCGCGCCCCCGGCCTCCTCCAGCATCCGCCGCAGCAACCCCTCGGTGTCCAGGTGCCGGTGCTCGGTGCCGACCGGCACCAGCCGGTGGGTCAGCTCCAGGAAGCCGCGGACCGGCTCGGCCGGGGTGTGCAGCACCGCGGTCTGGCCGGGCGTGCTCAGCGCGATGGCCAGCAGTTCCCCGTCCGCGACCGACCGGCGGATCGTCACGTCCCCGATCCCGGCCCACCCCTCCAGACCGTCCACCAGCAGGTCCCGGGCGAACAGCCAGGTGATCGGCTCCTCCAGGTCCACGTGGCAGTCCAGGTGCACGGCGTACGGGTCGGCCCGGTGGTAGCGCAGCCGGGCCGGCACCGAGACCCGCAGCCCCGGGCACGGCGAGACGGTCACGTCCAGCATCAGCACGCAGTCCGGCTCGCCGTTGCGCCGTAGCCAGGCGTGCGAGGTGTTCTGGTGGCTCACTGGGCCTCCCTCGGGCGGACGACGGACGGGGCGACGGACGACAGGGCGGGGACGGCGGCGGTGCGTGGCGCGATGGGCGGCGGGGGCGGTACGGGCGGGGCGGCCGGTGGCGTGGCGGGCGGCGCAACGGGCGGTTCCGGCACGGCGGTTCCGGCCTCGGGTCCGCCTCCGGATCCGACCCCGGGCCCGGCCGCAACGGCCGTCCCGCCCCCGCTCCCGGCTGCGGGGCCGGGGCCGGGATCAGGGTCGGGGCCGGGATCGGGCGGGGGGTGCGGGGCGAACCGTTCCCGCGCGGGTGCCGGGTGGGCGGAGAACCGGGGCGGCGTGATCAGCCGGGACCACTCGTGGTCCCGGCGGCCGGGCACGGTACGGCCGGACTGGTGCCAGATGGTCACCAGCCGTGCGTAGATGGGGGCTTGCTGAATCGTTTCCTCGCGGACGCCCATCGGGGCCCAGGGGTCGACACTCACGTCCGGGGATAACGACCGAATCCGGGGGTGGTCACGGCGCTCGTCCGTCCGCTGTGCCGGACGGGCGGGATCGCGCCGCCGCCCGGCTCCGGCGGCCCCCGCCAGGCCGTCCGACTCGTCCGGACAAGCACCGGAATGTCAGGCGCCCGCGGTCACCCGGCAGCTCACCTTCCGGTTCTTCCACCGCCGGGTGCCTTTCCTACCCGGGTGCCTTTCCTACCCGGGTGCCCTTCCCGCCCCCGGGGCTCCTCCCGCCCCCGGGGCTCCTCCCGCCCCCGGGGCTCCTCCCGCCCCCGGGGCTCCTCCCGTTCCCGGCGGCCTTCCGGTCCGCGGCGGCCGCGGGCGCCCGCGTCGCGGCCAGCGCCCGGGCGCGGTCGAAGGCCCGCACCGGGTTCGGCGCGGACGACCACGGGTGGGCGCCGCACCACGGGCCGATCAGCCGGAACTGTTCCAACGCCAGCGCGGGTCGCCGCGACAGCAGTGCGAAGTGCGCCAACAGGTGCCGCAGCGTCGGGATCCGGTCGTTCGACTCCGGCACCGCGTCCAGCGCCGCCGCCGCCCGGGGCAGCAGCTCCCGGTACCGGCGGCCGGCGGGCAGCCCGCCCGTGCCGTGCCGGGCCTCCAGCTCGGTGAGCGCCTGGAGGTGCAGCCCGGGCAGCGGCGAACCGGCGGGGGCCTCCTCCACCGCGCGCACCGCGAAGCGCAGCATCAGCACGTCGTTGCCGTGCCACTCGGCGCACCAGTACTGCATCGCCTGCCAGCGCCCGCCGACGTGGCGCGGCGCCCGGGCCGGCACCTCGGCCCACAGCTCCCGGAACTCCTGCTGCGGCAGCCGCGGTCCGCGCGCCGTGGTGACCAGCACCGCCCAGGGCCCGAGGTCGCGCGGGTCCGCCCCGGCCACCCGGCGGGCCACCCGGTGCGCCTCGGACAGGCCCTGCCGGAACGCGGCCAGCCGCTCCGGCGCGACCTGCGGGGCGAAGCCGTCGCCGCGCGCCTCCCAGGCCCGCTGCACCAGCAGCCGGGCCCGGACCGTCGCGGCGGTGCACGGCGCCGCCCCGACTGCTCCCACGCGGTCAGCCACGCGTCGCGTTCGGCCGCCAGCCGGGTCAGGAAGTCCAGCCGGGACCAGCGCTCGTCCCGGTCCTCGCCGGGCGCCACCGCGTACGCCTCGGCGGCCCGCCAGCCGCCCGACAGGCAGGAGTCGGCCGGCGCCTCCAGCTCCTTGCGCCGCAGCAGCCGCACCGGCGGCCCGGCCCGGCCCGGCCCGGATCCGGCGCCGCCAACGGACCCTGCGCCGCCAACGGACCCTGCGCTCACATGTGGTGGTCGGGGTCGCCGCCGGAGGAACTGGAGCTGAGACCGTACGGGTCGCGGCTGTCCCGGGCGACGGTCTCCTGGAGGGCCCGGCCGCCGAGCAGGGTGGTGCGGGCGGCGAAGTCCGGCAGCAGCAGGCGCAGGGCCCGGCGGCCGTGCAGGGCGACGAGCAGCCCGGTCTCCGCCGTGGGCCCGGTGGGGGCCGCGGGCGGGAGCGGGTGGCGGCGGCGCAGCGCGCGCAGCAGCCGGTGGCCGGCCAAGGTCCGCGCCGGGGCGGCCAGGACGGCCGCCGAGAGGACCGCCGTCGGCAGGCCCGCCCCGGGGTTCCCCAGCGCCGCGACGGCCGCGCCCGTGCCGCAGGCCGCCAGCGCCGCCACGGTCGCCGCCGCCAGCCGGGCCCGGCCGCAGCGCAGGCCGCGGGCGGCCAGGTCGGCGAGCAGTTCCGCCCGGGCCCGCCGCGCCGTCGGGGTGCCGGCGGCGTCGGACAGCGACAGCTCCCGGCCGAACGCGGCCCACAGCGCCCGGTGCAGGGGCGTCAGGCCGGGCCCCGGGTCCGTGTGCACCAGCCGCCGCAGCCGGCCGTTCCGGGCGGCCTCGACCGTCCCCGCGAGGTGCAGTTCCACCACGGCCACCCCCAGCGCGGCCGCCGCCCCGCCCCGCACGCCCGCGACACCGACCGCCGACAGCCCGTCCGCCCGCCCCCCGCCGGGCAGCCACCGCAGCAGCACCGCGACGACCAGCCCGGCCGCCGCACCCACCGCACCGATCGATCCCATGGCACCCCTCCCCGCCGACGGCCCGCGCGCCGATCGGCCCGCCCCCGTACCCGCCGTACGCCCTCGGTATAGCGCAAGCCGCCACGCCCTGTCACCCGCCCCGATCGGGATGCCCCTCCCGTCCGGCCCCTCCTGCTCGGCCCGGGCGGTGGCGGAAAACCGTTCGCGCCCGGCTGCGGTGTCGGGCACCCTCGTCGCCCGTGAACGACACCGAAGGCACCGCCTGGTCCTACTCCCCGTCCGGCACCCTGCTCGGCGCACTCGAACGCGGCCGGGGCCTGGGCTGGGCGCACGCCCTGGCCGACCGGGACGCCGGGGCCGAGGCGGTGCTCGACTGCCTGCGCCGGGACACCCGGTGGGACCGGAGCGTCGACGAACGGGCCGATTACCTTGCCTTCCTGGTACGGGAGTTGGGTCTGCCGATCGATCCACTGCTGGCGCAGCTCGACGGCCCCGACGAGGACGGCTCCGAGCGTGCCCGGGAGACGCTGGCCCCGCTCGGCCTGCTGGGTTCGGTGCCGGCCCGCGAGGCACTGCGCCGGTACGTGCGGGAGGGCGAGTGGTGGCAGGAGACGCTGTCCGTCCCGGCGGACAGCTGGCCGGCGGACTGGTGGGAGGACCTGGGGCCGGACGCGGTGCGCCGTCTCGGTGGTGAGCGGCCCGATTTCTGGAGATCCGAACCCTGGCTGACCTGGCGGGAGTTGCTGCCCGTCCGGGAGCCCGCGTCGCGGTCCCGGCACCGGGTGCGGATCACGCCCCGCACCGATCGGCTGCTCGCCGCGCTGGCCGATCCGGACACCCCGTACCGCGAACGCGACGAAGCCCTGAACACCCTGGCCGAACGCCCTGCCGTGCCGGTCCGACTCCTCTCGCTGGTACCGGACTTGACCACCGACGGGCGGGACGGGTTCGGCGTGCGGGCGCTCGGTGGCGTGCACCGCGCGGTGCGACGGCTCGGGCCGCTCGCGGTCGGACCGGCTCGGGAGTGGGCCGACGACGACCGCGACCGGCTGCAGTGGCTGGGCGTGCGGGTGCTCGCCGAGCACGGCGGCCCCGGCGACGCCCCGCGGCTGGTGGCCGAGTTGGCGAGCCAGTGGGAGGAGCGCGGCTGGTGCGGCCCGAATCTCGTCGCCGACGGCCTGGCCCGGCTCGGCCCGGCCGCAGCCGAGGCCGCCCCGCTGCTGCGCCGGTTCTGGCACCACACCCCGCACAGCTACGAACGCCCGTCCTACCTGCGGGCGTTGCACGCGATCGACCCGGAAGCGGCGGCCCCGCTGCTGAGCGAGTCGCTCTGGGACTGCGAGTCGGACGCCCGGCTGTACGCCGTCCGGAACGTTCCCGTGGAAGGTCGACCGGCCTTTCGGCTGGCCGAGTTGCGCGACAGCCCGGCGGAGTGGGAGGTGCTGCGGGAGGCCGCCGCGCGGCGGTTGGGCTGAGGGGGGACGCCGGAGGCAGCCGCGGTTGGGGGCCGCGGCTGCCGGGGGTGGGGGTCGGCGGGTCAGAACTGGGTGCTGATGGTGACGTCGGAGAAGTCGGTGACCGCGTACAGGCTCAGGTAGCGGTAGCCGGCGGTGGGGTTGGTGACGGTGACGGTCTGGGCGGTGCCCTGGTTGGTGGAGGAGGCGGTGAAGGCGCTCGGGGAGGCCCAGGTGTCCGCGTTGTAGTAGAGGTAGGCGGTGCCGGTGCCGCCGTTGGCGGTGACCTTCAGGGTGCTGGTGCCGGCCGGGAGGTAGACGTACAGGTAGTCGATGCTGCCGGCGGTGCGGGTGCGGCCGGTGCGCCGGCAGTTCCGGCCCATCGCGTCGGTGCGCTGGTCGGTGCAGGTCGGCAGGGTGGTGGGGCCGCTGCCGCCGTCGACGGTGGTGGTGACCGAGGCCGGGGTGGCGGTGGTGCGGCCGTTGGCGTCGGTGACGGTCAGGGCGACGGTGTAGGTGCCGGCCTTGGCGTAGGTGTGCGAGGGGTTGCGCTGGTCGGAGGAGGAGCCGTCGCCGAAGGTCCAGTGCCAACCGGTGATCTGCGCCGGGGAGCCGGTGACCACCGAGCGGTCGGTCAGGGTGACGGTGGCGCCGCTCACGGACTGGTCGAACAGCGCGGTCGGGCCGGTGGCGAAGCAGGCGCCGTCGGCGCACCGGGTCAGCCAGGCGTCGAAGTCGGCGTCGTAGGAGGTGCCGAGGCCGTTGTAGACCGCGTACCCGCCCTGGTAGTCGCCGGTGCGGAAGCGGCCGAGCATGGCGGACACGTCCGCCGGGTGCTTCTCGAACATGTAGCGGACGGCCAGGTAGCCCCACGGGTAGACCCGGGTGGAGTCCGCGTTGTCGTACGTGTTCTGGAAGATCGTCGACAGCTTGTAGGTGTGCTTGGCGGCCTCGGCCATCGCCTGGGTGTCGGTGACGCCCCGGTAGGCGTACGACTGGTACTCGGCGACGCCCTCGATCCACCAGATGTCCGGGACGGAGATCTCGGTGGCGAAGTCGCCGGTCATGTCGTAGATGTTGTCGAGGTAGTGGGTGTACTCGTGGTTGAGGTTCCACACGTTGCCCGCGAAGTCGTCGTTCCACGACTTCTGGTACATCACGCACACCGGCTGGTTGTTCGGGTCGGTGACGTCCATGACGGTCTGGCCGCCGTTGTCGGTCGAGTTGCCGTAGATCGCCCACGAGTAGGTCTGGTAGTCGGTGGCGCCGGCGAACACCGGCATGACGAGCGTCTTGCCGTACTGGTTCGGCACCGGGCCGTCGTCCTTGACCAGGCGGTGGAAGAAGGCGTCCTCGCCGCGCAGGCTGTCGCAGACCGGCTGGAGCTGGGCCGCCGTCAGGGCCTGGGCGCGCAGCGTCTTGTTGTCGCAGACCAGGACGTTGGGCAGGACGGCGTCGGCGAGCTTGGTCGGCAGGTCGCAGGTGCCGTAGTACGAGCACTGGCCCTTGTCGTAGGTGTTGGCGTTGAACGCCACGTGCACGTAGAGCGGGCCGGAGTCGCCGAGGATCCGGGTGGTGTCGAGCAGTTGCTTGATCAGCGGCTTGGCGGCGTTCTCCACGGCGGTCGACGTCCCGGCCATCCGGGCGATGTCGTTGCCCGCGTTGACGTCCAGGAAGGCGTTCGAGGTGCCCAGCAGGTCGCGGTGGTTGAGCGCGAAGTTGCCGAGCGAGGTGACCAGGCCGGTGTCCGCGCCGATCGCGGTGACGAAGTCGGCGTTCCAGTTGCCGCGCCACAGCGGGGCGAACAGCACCGCGTTGACCGCGTTGACCATCTTCGGCGTCGCGTTGTAGCCGTTGCCGTACCCGTTCAGCACCTGCTGGTAGACGTTCAGGTACGTGGCCTGGAGGTTGGCGCTGTCGGTCAGCACCAGCACGTCGTACAGCACCGTGCCGTTGGCGTCGGTGACGTCCTTCCAGCGGGTGCCCGCGAAGAAGGCGTCCAGGCCGGCCCTGGTGGCGGCGGTCAGCGAGGCGTCGTAGGCCCCGACCGCGGCCGGGTAGTAGGACTGCACGTAGTACCCGGCCCGCAGGAACTGCACCAGTTGCAGGATGCCGGAGCCGTCGGTGCCGTCGTAGGCCGTCGCCAGGCCCTTGAAGGCGTTCGCGACGGTGAGCATGTTCGCCTGCTTGAAGATCGCGCCCGCGTCGGTGCCGGTCACGTTGTACAGCGTGCTCACGCAGGTGCTCGTCGAGGACTTGACGAAGTTCACCAGGTCGGCACCGGACCGGCTGCCGAAGTCGCCGTACGTGCAGCTCTGCGCGGGCGCGGCGGTCGCGGTGGGCGCGGCGGCTGCGGCGGTGGTTGCGGTGGTGGCCCGGCTGCCGGTCGCACCGGGGGCGCCGGGCGGCTTGACGGCCGGGGTCCTCCCGGCGTTCCGCTGCGCCGGGCGCGGGGTGGTCTGGACGGCGGTGCCCTGCGGCTGCCCCATCTGGACCTGGCCGAGCAGGGCGGGCGGCAGCGGCGCGGCCACCGGGGCCAGGCTCTCGGGGGCCGCGTCGACGATCGGGCCGAGCGGCTTGGGGACGGCCCCGCCGGGGGCCGCGGCGTCCGCGGCGGAGGCCGGGGCGGAGACCGCCGCGGCGGCGGCCTTCGCGGACTGCCCGCCGGTGGCGGCCGCGGCCGGTGTCACCGGCAGCAGGGTGGCCGCGACGGTGCAGCCGGCCAGCAGACCGGCCGCCAGCGTGGGGAGGGGTATGCGCAGACGCACTGCTTCTCCTGGGGGAGGGAGCTCACTGAGCACATCAGAGGGGGAGGGTGACGCGGTGAGCATCCTGGCACCGGAAGCCGGGTCAGAACAATGTCACAGGTCATATGACATTGCATGAACGCGGCATAACACGACCGGGAAAACCTTGGGACGGGGTGCGGGCGCTCGGCGCGGGCGCGGGGTTCGGGCGCGGGGTTCGCGCGGGTGGCCCGGGCGCGTGGCTCAGGTGCGCGGCGGGCGGAAGGTGCGACCGGCCCAGCTGTGCAGGTGGGGGGCCTCGGCGGCGAGCTCCCGGTACGCGGCCGCGGCCGCCCCGAACAGCGTGTCGGCCAGAGCCGGACCGACCGTGGCACGCCGCCACAGCAGCACGTACCGCAGCCACAGCGGCGTCCCCAGCAGCGGCTTGACCGCGACGCCGGGCGCCGGTGCGGCGCTCCCCGGCACCAGCGCCGCACCCAGCCCGGCGGCCACCAGGTCGAGCACCTCCCGCCGCCCGCACGGCAGTTCGCGCACCCCGGCCGGGGCGAACGAGGCCGCCTCGCAGGCGGCCCGGAGCAGTGCGGGCCAGGCCGCGCCGTCGGCGGCCGGCAGCAGCCAGGTCTCACCGGCCAGGTCGGCCAGGGCGGGTTCGGCGTGGTGGCGCAACGGGTGCCCGGCGGGCAGTGCGACGAACACCGGCTCGGTGGCGACGACCCGCGCCGCCAGGGCCGGGGTCGCGCGCAGCCCCGAACCGGGGTGGTCGAGCAGCAGCGCCAGGTCGAAGGGCGGCTCGGGGAGTTGGGCGGAGGGCTGGGCGGGAGGCTGGGGGGACGGCGGTTCGGCGGGACGGGCGGCGGCCAGGGCGAAGCGCAGTTCCGGTCGCAGCTGCCTGGCCCTGGCCAGGGTGCCGGGCAGCAGGGCGGGGCAGTCGGCGGCCAGCAGCAGTTCGCGGTGCGGGCGCCCGCCGTCCGGGAGGCCGGCCCGGCCCAGCCGGTCGACCCGGGCGAGCACCTCGCGGGCGGCGGCCAGCACCTCGGCCCCGAAGGTGGTGGGCACCACGCCGGCCGCCGTCCGGTCGAACACCACCGCGCCCAAGTAACGCTCGATCCGCCGCAGTTGGGTGCTGGTCGCGGGCTGGGACGCGCCGATCGCCGCCGCCGCCCGCCCCACGCTGCCGCTGTCGGCGATCGCGCAGAGCACCCGCAGGTGTCGCAGTTCCAGATCCACGGCGGGCCCTCCTCGCGTGCGGGCGGCCCCGCCTCGGCGGTGGCATCGGGCGACCTATGCAATGTCACACGCAACATGTCAGATGATTGCGCTCACCTTGGCTTCCCGGCAGTGCCGCGTCAAGCCCCCGGCCGGTGGAAACTCCCTGGAAGGCGGGCCCGTCGGCACCCGGCGGCCCGTCAGGCGGACGGTGTGCCAACCTGCCCGGCGGGCAGCGGGTGGCGCTGGTACCACTCCGTCCCCGCCATCCGGGCCCGGTCCGCCGAGGACGCGGCCGCCAGCCGGCCCGGCAGCGCGCCGCGCTCCACCTCCGAGCGGTGCGCGAACACCGCCGCCAACTTGCGCTCCAGCCACGGCGAGACGTCCAACGCCTCCGCCTCCCCGTCCGGCACGGCGTACGCCACCCGCCCGGGGCGCAGCAGCAGCCCGGCCAGCGCGCGGGCCGCCCGCTCCGGGTGGGTGGCCAGTAGCAGCCGTCGCACCCGGACGGGCTCGCCCAGCTCCGGGTACAGGCCGGGCAGCGCGGCGGCCTGCACCGCGAGCACCGTCAGCCGGTGGGTCTGCCGGTGGTCCGGGTGGCCGGTCATCCCGCCGTACGCGTCGTGCGTCACCACCCATTCAGGCCGGAAGGCGCGCACCTCGGCGACCAGCCGCCGCACCGCCTCCTCCAGCGGCGCGTCCAGCAGCCGGGCCGCGCCGGGCGCCGACTCCGGGACCTTGGCGTCCGCGTAACCCAGCAGCCGGGGCGGTCCGGCCCCCAACTCCGCCAGCGCCCGGGCCAGTTCGGGCACCCGATGGGTGCCCTCCGCCCAGGTCGCGGTCACCACGGCCGTCCGCGCCCCCGCCGCCGCGTGCCGGGCCAGCAGCCCGCCCGCCGCCAGCGACTCGTCGTCCGGATGCGCGAACACACCCAGTACGTCGGGCAGTTCCATCCCGCCACCACCTCTCCCGCGCGCGACCCCGCGCGCCCACGACCACGCTAGTGCTGCGACCGGAAACGTTCACCGGGCCGGCGGGGTGGTCAGGCTGCCTGGCCGAGGGGACGTCCGCCGTAGCGGACACCCTTTTCGCTGCGGATACGGGCGCGTTCGCGGCGTTGGGCTTCCAGCAGGTCCGGGGCGCGGGTACGGGTGTTGCGCCAGCACAGGTGGGCGTACAGCGCGCGGGTCCGGACGGTGTGACGGGGGTGGTGGGAGTTCGTGATCGTGAACTGCCGCAGCGGCCCGGAGTGCGCTTCGATCGGGTTGGCCCAGGACGTGCGGGCCGGGGTGAAGCACAGCTCGACCCGGTTGTGACGGGCTCGGCGGATCGAACCCAGCGCAGCCCGGCCGGGTGTGGTCAATGCCCCTGCGGCGGCGATTGACGCCCCAGCGGGTGTCGTTGTCTGCCGGGCGACCCCTTCCAGGGCGTCGATGCCCTGCACCGGGTCGACTTCGTGAGGCAGGAGGGCGCGGTCCGGCGGCCCTGAGCCCGACCGTCGACTCCCCGCGGCCGTCCAGCGCGTCCGGCGGGAGGGGCCGGTCATCGAGGTGGGCGAGCAGGTCGCCGGGGCTGGGGCCGCCCGGGGCGCTGCACCCGCCGAGCAGGGTCATCACCCCCCGGGTCACGTTCACACCGGAGGCCGGCACACGATCGAGCCGGCCTCCGGTGACCAGGAGGTGTCGTCGCCCGCCAGGAAGAGGGCGTCGGCGGTACGCCGGACCGGTGGTAGCGGACCCGAGCAACGGAATGCAGCCCTCCCGCTCATGGTGCTCGCAGGCCACCCCGGCCCAGGGCTTCGGCGTAGTCGGGTGATGTCCGGTTTGTGATCACGCGAGTCCGAGGAGTCCGAGGAGTCCGAGTGGTCTCTGCGGGTCGCGGGCGTTGCGGCGGAGGGCGGCGGTGATGTTCGTGACGCCGGTCCGCTTCAGGGCTCCGACGGCCAGGTTGCGCAAGGTCGCCATCGCGCGTGGCGCACTCGTCTTCTCGCCGACGTCCAACTGGGCCAGGACCGGGCCGGTGGTGTGCGCCATCGCGGCGAGGAGGCGGATCTTGCGGCCATGGGCCTTGGCGGCTCCGCGCAGGCTCTTGCCGTCCACCGCCAGCCCGTGCAAGCCGGCGCTCACGGGTCGGCGGTCTGCGGGCCGGCGGCCGACGGCCCGGTCCAGCGCGTCGGCGTCGATGCGGGCCGGCAGCCGGCGGACCGTCGATTCGGCAGGCAGAAGCCGTTCGGGCACCAGAGGATCGGGGCGGACACCGAGGCGCTCCCGCACCTGGGCCGGGGCGTCGGCGATCCATTCGCCCACCGCCAGAAGCGAGGTCGCCCCGGCCAGCACCGCGCACGCGGTCAGCGCGAGCACGACGGCAGGCGCGTGGCGCACCCCGCGCGGATCACGAGGGTCCGGCACCGCGGCCAATCGCCCCGGCAGCCCCGGAACCCCGGCAGGAGCGACCTCGGGTCGCTCGCGGAGCTGGTCAAGGGCAGGCGGGATCAGAGACGATGCGTCGACAGGCACGGTCTTCCACTTGGATCACGGGGCGTAGAGAACTCCATGATCTTGGAAGCCGTGCCTGCCCGACCCGGGCAGGCATCAGCGACGGGGCCGACGGCACGTAGCATCAGCCTGTGACGAGGACACCGAGGCCAGGAGCCCATTGCCCTGTGTGCGGGCTCGATCAGGGATTCGATCCCTGGGGTTCCGACGGACTGACGCCGTCGTTCGCAATCTGCAGCTGCTGCTTCATCGAGTTCGGCTACGAGGACGCCTCGAATGCGGGGGTCATGACCGCGCGAGCCGCATGGATCGAGGCTGGCTGCCCTTGGCGCGGACCGGTGAGCGAACGCCCGGCGGCGTGGGATCCCCAGGTGCAACTGGTCGACAGCTTGAAGCTGCCGTAAGGCTGGGCCTCGGGCCGGACATCCGTATCCGTGAACGCCTCTCACCCTCTCGAGGCCACATTCACGAATCGGACATCCCGCGACTTCGCCGAAGCCCTGCACCCCGGCCAATGCCGACGTGCACCAGGAGGTGCAAGGAGTGGATTGCCGGCA
The window above is part of the Kitasatospora sp. NA04385 genome. Proteins encoded here:
- a CDS encoding collagenase, producing the protein MRLRIPLPTLAAGLLAGCTVAATLLPVTPAAAATGGQSAKAAAAAVSAPASAADAAAPGGAVPKPLGPIVDAAPESLAPVAAPLPPALLGQVQMGQPQGTAVQTTPRPAQRNAGRTPAVKPPGAPGATGSRATTATTAAAAAPTATAAPAQSCTYGDFGSRSGADLVNFVKSSTSTCVSTLYNVTGTDAGAIFKQANMLTVANAFKGLATAYDGTDGSGILQLVQFLRAGYYVQSYYPAAVGAYDASLTAATRAGLDAFFAGTRWKDVTDANGTVLYDVLVLTDSANLQATYLNVYQQVLNGYGNGYNATPKMVNAVNAVLFAPLWRGNWNADFVTAIGADTGLVTSLGNFALNHRDLLGTSNAFLDVNAGNDIARMAGTSTAVENAAKPLIKQLLDTTRILGDSGPLYVHVAFNANTYDKGQCSYYGTCDLPTKLADAVLPNVLVCDNKTLRAQALTAAQLQPVCDSLRGEDAFFHRLVKDDGPVPNQYGKTLVMPVFAGATDYQTYSWAIYGNSTDNGGQTVMDVTDPNNQPVCVMYQKSWNDDFAGNVWNLNHEYTHYLDNIYDMTGDFATEISVPDIWWIEGVAEYQSYAYRGVTDTQAMAEAAKHTYKLSTIFQNTYDNADSTRVYPWGYLAVRYMFEKHPADVSAMLGRFRTGDYQGGYAVYNGLGTSYDADFDAWLTRCADGACFATGPTALFDQSVSGATVTLTDRSVVTGSPAQITGWHWTFGDGSSSDQRNPSHTYAKAGTYTVALTVTDANGRTTATPASVTTTVDGGSGPTTLPTCTDQRTDAMGRNCRRTGRTRTAGSIDYLYVYLPAGTSTLKVTANGGTGTAYLYYNADTWASPSAFTASSTNQGTAQTVTVTNPTAGYRYLSLYAVTDFSDVTISTQF
- a CDS encoding LysR family transcriptional regulator codes for the protein MDLELRHLRVLCAIADSGSVGRAAAAIGASQPATSTQLRRIERYLGAVVFDRTAAGVVPTTFGAEVLAAAREVLARVDRLGRAGLPDGGRPHRELLLAADCPALLPGTLARARQLRPELRFALAAARPAEPPSPQPPAQPSAQLPEPPFDLALLLDHPGSGLRATPALAARVVATEPVFVALPAGHPLRHHAEPALADLAGETWLLPAADGAAWPALLRAACEAASFAPAGVRELPCGRREVLDLVAAGLGAALVPGSAAPAPGVAVKPLLGTPLWLRYVLLWRRATVGPALADTLFGAAAAAYRELAAEAPHLHSWAGRTFRPPRT
- a CDS encoding PIG-L deacetylase family protein; its protein translation is MELPDVLGVFAHPDDESLAAGGLLARHAAAGARTAVVTATWAEGTHRVPELARALAELGAGPPRLLGYADAKVPESAPGAARLLDAPLEEAVRRLVAEVRAFRPEWVVTHDAYGGMTGHPDHRQTHRLTVLAVQAAALPGLYPELGEPVRVRRLLLATHPERAARALAGLLLRPGRVAYAVPDGEAEALDVSPWLERKLAAVFAHRSEVERGALPGRLAAASSADRARMAGTEWYQRHPLPAGQVGTPSA
- a CDS encoding transposase family protein, which encodes MLALTACAVLAGATSLLAVGEWIADAPAQVRERLGVRPDPLVPERLLPAESTVRRLPARIDADALDRAVGRRPADRRPVSAGLHGLAVDGKSLRGAAKAHGRKIRLLAAMAHTTGPVLAQLDVGEKTSAPRAMATLRNLAVGALKRTGVTNITAALRRNARDPQRPLGLLGLLGLA
- a CDS encoding SsgA family sporulation/cell division regulator; translation: MSHQNTSHAWLRRNGEPDCVLMLDVTVSPCPGLRVSVPARLRYHRADPYAVHLDCHVDLEEPITWLFARDLLVDGLEGWAGIGDVTIRRSVADGELLAIALSTPGQTAVLHTPAEPVRGFLELTHRLVPVGTEHRHLDTEGLLRRMLEEAGGAEKFE